In Nasonia vitripennis strain AsymCx chromosome 2, Nvit_psr_1.1, whole genome shotgun sequence, a genomic segment contains:
- the LOC100122452 gene encoding alpha-endosulfine, giving the protein MSDEITKESTQTVEPSANDIEKLEEAKLKAKFPAVGGKPISGHSAFLQKRLAKGQKFFDSGDYQMAKQKQAAKPKPAGVLPTGDAIPTPETVPQRKTSIIQQKFNTSTSTS; this is encoded by the exons ATGAGCGACGAGATCACCAAGGAGTCAACTCAGACTGTTGAG CCGTCGGCCAATGACATCGAGAAGCTGGAGGAGGCAAAGCTCAAGGCCAAATTTCCAGCTGTGGGAGGCAAACCCATCAGTGGGCACTCTGCGTTCCTGCAGAAGAGGCTAGCAAAGGGA CAAAAATTCTTCGACTCTGGAGACTACCAAATGGCCAAACAAAAGCAAGCAGCCAAGCCTAAGCCAGCTGGAGTTTTGCCAACTGGCGACGCCATACCTACACCCGAAACTGTGCCACAGCGCAAAACTTCAAtcattcaacaaaaattcaACACGTCAACGAGTACCTCATAA